The Aeoliella mucimassa genome includes the window AAGGTTGGCAACTTATTCCACCATGGTCGCGAGTTTCTCTTTCAATTGAGTGCGGGCGCGGAACAGCCGGCTGCGGACCGTTCCCACCGGGATATCCAAAATATCGGCAATTTGTTGGTAATCGCATCCTTCGAGTTCGCGCAATACGACCACCACGCGGTGCTCTTCGGGCAACTGCTGAATGGCTGCATGCACCTGAGCGGCCCGCTCCGACTGTTGCAGGAGGTCGTCGGGGCTCGATTCGGTGCTGGCAGGTTCGATTGTGCAGGTTCTGTCGTCGGTGTGCATTATGGACACTGGCCTCCGCTTTCGGGCGTGGCTCATGGCCAAATTAAACGCAATGCGGTATAGCCAGGTGTAAAACGCGGAGTTTTGCTGAAAGCTGTCGAGTTTCGTAAACGCTTGTACGAACGCGTCCTGGGCGATATCCAGGGCATCGTCGGCCGAGCCCATCAAACGCGTGAGCGTCGTCGACAGCCGGTCCTGGTAGCGGACCACCAACGTGTCGAACGCCGCCCGATCGCCTTGGCGGACGCGGGCAATACAGTCGGCATCGGTCGGTTCGGGTTGCACGGTGACGGATGTCCGACTTCTGAAGGTTTGACGCAGGGCGTTTTGAGAAAGTTCCATCCGAATAAGGGAAAGCGGGCGCCCGCTGGTGCATTTTTCGCCCATTCGAGCGGGAAAGTCAAACGTCCAACCTGCAGATTCCTGGTGCGTGGATATTCAACCGGCCCCCCAGCAAGCTACACTAGCACGTGCAATCGAAAATCCCCGCATTTCTGAGTGTCACCCATGCTGCTCGACGAAAGAATAGGTGCCCACCTGACGGGCCAAGGATGTTTCTTCCGCGTTTGGGCTCCCCATGCCGAGCGCCTGAGGCTGCTGCTGCAACAAGGCGAGCGTTGGCAGCCCCATGAACCTGCCCGCGAGATCGACATGCAGCGGGCCGCCAATGGCTACTGGAGCACCACGGTGCCGGAGGTCAAACCAGGCACGCTCTACCGGTTCGAGGTCACCTACCAGGGACGAACCACCCAGCGGCTCGATCCTGCCGCTCGCGACGTGGTGAGCTCGGCCCTCACGCGAGCCGATGGCAATAGCGAGAACGCGTCGATCGTGGTCGAGAACAAGCCATACCCTTGGGAGCCGTTCAAGACACCGGGCTTCGAGAACTTTCTGATCTACCAGTTGCATATTGGTAGCTTTGCGGGCCGCAACGATCATTTCAATAAACCGATTGCCACGTTTGGCGACGTCGAAGCGAAGTTCGACTACATTCGCTCGCTCGGGTTCAATACCGTGCAGCCGCTGCCGGTTCAGGAGTTCGCCTTCGACCGCTCGTGGGGCTATAACCCCGCTTCGTACTTTGCTCCGGAAAGTGCGTATGGATCGCCGAGCGAACTGAAGCACTTTGTGAACACGGCCCACAGCAAAGGCCTGGCGGTGATCTTCGACGTGGTCTACAACCACGCCGGCCCTGGCGACAACGTGCTCTGGCAGTACGACGGATACGAACACGAAGGGGGCGTGTACTTCGAAGGGGGCGGCATGACCCCCTGGGGACGCGGACCCGCCTGGTGGAAGTGGGAAGTGCAAGACTTCTTCTACCAGAACGCGCGGATGTACTTCGAGGAGTACCATGCCGACGGGTTGCGCTTCGACGCGACCACCATGATCAATGGCAACTACCTGCGCAACGTGCTCTGGCGGTTGCGACAAGACTTCCCCGAGAAGTACCTGATTGCCGAACACTTGCCAGCCCATCCGTGGATTATCACCGCGGGCAACTTCAACGCGACCTGGCACGCGTCCGCGCATCACGAAACCCAGCGGGCGCTCGTCGGTGATCAAACCGTCGATCGGTTGCTAGGGGCCATGAACCCCGAGCCGTTCGAGCATAGCTGGAATCTGGTGAACTACCTGCTCGGCTCGCACGACGACATCGGAGATGCCAACAACGGCGACGCCGAGAATGGCCACCGCGATTGGGACCATCGCCATCGCTACCTGGTCGACCTGCTCGGCGGGCGACACAACAAGTGGGCGCGGGCCAAGTGCCGACTCGCTTGGGCGCTAAACGTAACGATGCCCGGCACGCCGATGTGCTTTATGGGGAGCGAGTGCATGCTCGCTTCGCCGCACGTTGCCTGGGGATACTGGCACGACGGCGTCGACCAATGGGGCGACCACCGTTTCGACTGGCATACCGCTGGCGACGCGCTGGGACTCGAAATGCGACGCCTGGTGGCGGCCGCCAACACGGTGCGGTGGGAAAATGCCGCGCTACGGTGCGACGATTACAACGTAGTGCATGTCGATCGCGAGAACTGCGTGATTGCGTTTACCCGTGAGTTCTACGACAACCGCGTGCTGGTGGTCGTGAACGCGGGCGATCGGAATTTCACCAACAAGAGCTACCAGGTGGGAACCGGCAGCCTTGCTGGCGAATTCAAAGAAATCCTCTGCACGCAAGAAAAACGCTACGGAGGTTGGGACAATGCCGGCAACGGCTCGGCCGAACTGACCGGCGAGGACGGACACTTGAATATCAACTTGCCGCAATGGAGCGTGCTGGTATTCAACGCCAAGTAGGTACTCGGCTTAAGCAGCGCAAAGCGTGCGTCGAGCAACTGGCAGTGCCAGCCCAATGGCGAGCAGCACCAGCGACATCGGCTCGGGTACAGCGACCGTCGAGAGCGACCCAGCACCGGTGGCGAAGTTGTACTTCCACACGTCGTAGTCTTCCATGGTGACCGAACCAGGCGAGGTATCGCCTGGCAGCACTTTATCGCTATCCAGGTTGTCGCGCCAGATGGTGTAGTCGGCCAAGTCGACTTTGCCATCGGCATTGAAGTCGCCATTCCGTACAAACGCTGGAGTGTAGTCGTACTCCAGTTGCATGTAGGGATCACCCAGGTCGCTTATTAGCTCGGCGATGTAATCGACCCCAGTGAAGTCTGTGCTCAGAAAGGCTTCGACATCCACGCTGCCGGTTCCGATGAACTCGTCGAACAGCATGTCGGAACCATTGCTACCAAAGAGCGTAATGGTTTGCTCGTACAATTGATCTACGGGGTACGACCCAGGTGCCCCACCGGCACCGTTGCCACCGCCGGTAAAAGCGGGATCCTCGATGTCGTTCACGTAGACGATGCCAGTGACCGAACCACCACCGCCCCCCAGCAGGGTGACATCGAAGTCGAAGTCGAGCGTGAACGAAATGCTATTGAGCGTACCGAGACCGGGGTTGAACTGGTCGTAGGTTGCCAAGAAGCCTTTTGTGAATTCCCCGCCAGCTGGCGAGTTGCTTTGATAGAACGTCTCGGAGGGAAACGTAACATTTTGCGAGAGCGTATCCGCGTGGGTTGCTCCGCAGAATCCAACCAGGGACAACACTACCAAAGTATTGCGCAGAATCATCGTGTGCCTTCTCCGTTCGCCGCGGTGCGGCGTGCTTGCTGTGGACCATGGATTCCCGACTTTGCAGGAGCGTGGTTCTAGGGCAGGTAATTTCTTCGCCTGTAGCAAAAATGCCTCCGCAGCAGGCCATCTAGAAGGTCTGCTGCGTTAGGCTCTCCCACCGGTAAGGTCCAAGCAGGGGAGAACGGAATGCCGCACTTCTTTTATACCCTGATACACCGCCCGGTTACACCGGAAGTGTAAAATATTGGGCGAAAAACCGCCGCGTCCTCCCCTGATTAGGGGCCCTGATTAGGGGAGCTTCACCCCTTCGAGCTGGAACTTGTATTCCTGCTCGACAATCGACACCGGCGACTCGTACACCCAGCTCAGGCCTTCGACGCCATCCGGCAGGTCGAACAAGTAGGCGATGCCGATCTCGGTGCGGGTTTGCTTGTTCACTTCGAACCCCGCATGGTCGATCGGTTCGCCATCGGCTCCGACCAGATAGGTGAGATTGTTGAACACCCAGCCGCGGTGCGAAGCGAGCGCGTCGTGGGCGTCTTCGAGCACGAAGCTCATGTGAACTTCCCACACGGGCCCGTTCTGGAACACCCGCTCCAGGGTTACCTTGACTCCCCCCACGGTCTGTACAATCGGCTCCTTGCTGCTAAGTTCGTCGAAGCGGAACTTCTCGCGTTTGCCAGGCATCAGGGCGCGGATCGAGCCGCCGAGTAGCATGATTTCGTCAACGTCGCGCGAGGGGAGCGCGAACGGCATCGTGATGGTCGACGCACACGAGCCTTCCTGCACTTCGATGTTGTACACGCGGCCCGATTGCTTGGCATCCAGCCGGTTGCCGCCGGCGGTGACCACGTCGACTTGATCGAGCGACTGCGTGATGGCAATCGGGCGAAGTCGCGGCTCCCAGGAGATTTCGAGGTCGATGTTGAGCGCCTGATTGTCGACTTGTCGCAAGCCGCGAATGGCCGAGATCTCCGTGGCTTCAAACCGGAACGGCCCCGTGTAGTTGGCCCGGCCGAAGCGAGAGCCTTCGCCTTCGCCACGCTCGACCAGCGACACCGCATTTTCGCCAGCGAATGGGTACATGCTGAGCTTGGCCTGGTCCATCACCTGGTCCATCACCGACCAGAAAGGCTCGTCCTTCACTTGCAGCACGATCTCGCCTGGCGACAGCGGGCCGGTGTCGAGGTTCTCCTCGCGGTCGCAGATGATTTTGTTGCCAGTTTGCTTTTCGAGTTCTTTGAGTGTGTCTTCCAGCGACCACGCAACCGCGTCCATCGTAACGAGGGTCGGCTTCACCGAGTCGGAAGCGATGCGGGTCTCGACCTGCTTGCGAATGATCGCCAGGCGTTCGCTCACCGAAGCTGGCATACTGTCGTTGGGCTTGGGGAGCACCTGCAGGAACTTCTCGGGCCCCACACCCTCGACATCCACCAGTCGCAGCAAGTTTTCTTCGGCAATATCGCGTTCGCTAATCGTGTCGGCATCGAGCCCCGCAACGAGTTCCTCGATTTGCTCGGCCAGAATATCGTCGACCTCATCGGCCCTGGTGGTGTAGGGGGGAGCGATCAGAGTCGCTGCGAACAGGAGAACCAGTAAGCTTCGTGTCGTACGGGAAAACATTTCGGGGACCCCTGTGGCTCGAAAGTTGCAATCGGATTCCGACGATGTTGCATCTTGGCAACATCGTCGCGGCTCACCGTATTCTAAGTCAGAAGAGCGTCGCTGTCTTGCCTGTTTTGCAAGGTAAGCTTGTGAGTGCGAACTCCCGGTGGTTTTCCCCAGGGGGTGAGCGACTCGTTCGGCTGCCAGCAGTGGATAGTCGGTTGCGAACTTTTCCAGCAACGGTTCTCGGAGAATGATCCAGCCATGAAACAGTTGTTGCTCTGCTTGCTGCTCGTTGTCGCCAGTCCTGTAGCGGCCAAGGACTTTATGTTCGAAGCCACGTTTGCTGGAAACGTGATCGAGGGGTCGCCTTTGTTCTGGAACGAGAGCCAGATGCTGCTGCTCGCCCGCGACGGGGTGTTGCACACGGTCGATCCGCGAAAGGCAACCGACGCGCATCGCTCCGAGGTACCTTTCACGAGCCTCGGCACCAGCGAAATGCGGGCGGCCTTGCAACGCGAGTTCGGCCCGTCGATGACGGTCACCTCCACCGGCCATTACCTAGTGGTCCACTATCCAGGCGAGAGCGACGCGTGGGGTCAGCGGTTCGAAGAACTGTATCGCTCGTTCCAAAACTACTTTCGCGTGCGTGGGTTCCAGCTCAACCGCCCGAAGTTTCCCCTCGTCGCGGTGATCTACGCTTCGCAACAAGATTACTACGAAGCGAGTCGCGTTGCGGGGCAGGATCTCGGCCCGGGAGCACTGGGCCATTACGATCCGCGTACCAACCGCGTGCTGATGTTCGACCGTGTGGCCCAAAGCGACAACGATTGGGCGATCACGGCCAACACCATCGTGCACGAAGCAACGCATCAAACTGCATTCAATGTGGGACTGCACAGTCGCACGTCGGTCACGCCGAAGTGGGTGATCGAAGGCCTGGCGACTATGTTCGAAGCCCGCGGCGTGCACCACAGTCGGGCGGCCGACACGCGGATGGATCGAGTGAATTACAGCCGCCTTGGCGACTACCGCAGCTACGTCCGCCCGGTGCAGAAACGCGACATCGCACAACTGGTGGCCAGCGACACGCCGTTCCAGGCGAACACACTCAAAGCGTACGCGGATGCCTGGGCGCTGACGTTCTATCTTAGCGAGACCAGACCTCGCGAGTACGAGCGGTACCTACAGATGCTGGCCGATCGTCCCGCGCTGACGCTTTACCCGGCCGCAGAGAGGGTGCGCGACTTCCGCGAAGCCTTCGGCGACGACCTGTCGATTTTCGAATCGAACCTGGCGTCGTGGATGGACGAACTCAGGTAGATCGCCGCCAACCGACGATTGCGACCACCGCGGTCGCGATCAGCATCAGCAACCCGAGCAGCAGCAACGCAACTGCGGATACCTGGTCTTCCACTCCGTAGTGCAGCAGGTTGAACAGGTGGATTGCCAAGGTCGGCCGCCCGGGTGGCATCACCAGAATGGTCGCCGCCAGCTCGCCGATCGACAGGGCGAAGGTCATCAGCCAGGTCGCCAGCACCGTGCGCCAGGTGAGTGGGAAAGCGATGCGAAGTAGCTGCTGATGCCAGCGGGCCCCTTCGACCCGAGCGGTTTCGATCAGCGCGGTCGGCACGCCAGCGAATCCGGCGGCCATGGCCATCGAGGCGACGGGAAGCAGTCGCACGGATTGCACCAGCCAGGGAGCCAGCAGCGTTTGGTCGTACAGCTGCGTGAGCCAGTAGAGGTGGGAGTCGTACGAGTGATTCAGCAATCGAATCACGATGAGCCCCAGCACCGGCCCAGGCACCGCCAGGGCGAGCGAGAGCAGGCACAACAGCACGACGGGCCACCGCCGGGCGGTGCGGAATCGCCAACCGATGGCGATGCCAAGCAGCGTGACCGCCGAAGCGACCGCCAGGCCGAGCTTCAATGACTGCAGGGCTTCGCGATAGTGACTGCCTGGGGCTCGCGACAGTTCGGCTCGCAGTTCGCTAAGCATCCATACGCGTTGCCAGCCATCGCTGGTTTGCTGCGCACCGAGACCGGTCTTGTAGATCAACGCCAGGATCGGCAGACCGAGAATCGCCAGCAGTACGAGCAGCACCAAACTACCAGCACCCCAGCGACCTCCACGACGAAGCTCCCAGCGCCAGGTGCGACTGCTCGGACGGTCGGCAAACTCGCGGAGGTAACGATACACACTTAGCAAAATGGTGAACGCGATGGTTGCCAGCAGCAGTGTGCCGGCAGCCAGGCTGATGTTCATCAGCCAGGGCGACTGCGGGGCGTAGTCGTCAAGCGGTTTATCGGTCTGAAAGCCCCCGGTGGCGGCGACCGTGTAGACTTCTTCGGCGAACGTGCGGATCTGAAAGAAGTCGGTCACGGTCATCTCGACCGCTACACCGACGATGGTCCAGAGCGTTGCGATCGCGATGGTCGGGCGGAGGCTCGGCAGCGTGATCGACCAGAGCACGCGCCAGGGGGGAGCCGACAGCGACGCGGCCGCTTCGGCCTCGCCGTTGGTGCGCCGCGTGGCGGCCGCTACCAGGCACACGACCCATGGCATGGCTGCGATCGAGTGAATCCAAATAGTGCCGCGCCAGCCATCAATCCAGGCCCACGAGTCGAGCCCGTTGCCTGGTGGAGTCAGCCAGCCAGACACCCCGAGCGCGGCTTGCCAGGCGGCCGCATGCAGGTAAAGCGGTACGAACAGCAGCACCCCGAAAGCCGCCAGCAAGATTCGGCGACCAGGCAGGTTGGTCTTGGTGAGCAGCAGGGCCACGAGCATACCGGCCGGAACCGCCACCAAGGCGACGGCCACGGCCAGGTACAATGTGTTGAGCGTGATGCCGCGCACCCGCTCGCCGCACGCAAGCAGCGCAGCCAGGGCGACGAACGCCGCCGCGGCGAAGGGAAGCTTAGAGCGAAAGGCTGGCAACGAAATCACGCGCGGGTCCGGCGTTTACTTCTGGGCCTTCGAGAAATCTTCCCAAAGCTCTGGTGCCGACTTGCCGGTGTATTCTTCCCACAAGTCGTTGCTGAACTTATCTTGCCGCATCGCAGCGTTCAGTTTCGGGATGATCTCTTCGCCATGCTTGCTGACCACGTAGTTCAGGAACGCACCAGTGGTGCGGTAGCTGTCGTCGTAGTTCGCCCGGCTGAAGTTCACCCGCGGCTGAATGGCCGAGTCTTCGTACATGAACCAGCGGATGTAATCGCACAGGCCTTCGACCAACCAACCTGGGTTGCGACGCGAGCGATACTGCTGCACCACGTGCACCATCTCGTGCACTACTGCGCCGGCTGCTTCGCCATCGAGGTTGCGGCTGAACCAAACCCCTGCGCAATGCACTTCGGTGCCCATCGTGTAAGCGACCCCATCCATATTATTGCGGAAGAAGATGGTGAACTTCTTCGGGGCTTCGTAGCCTTCGCTCGGCAGCATCTCGACAATCTTGGGATACCACTCCTGGCAAACCGGCTTCAGTACCTTGTCGACCCACCCGCGAAGCTCTGGGGCGCCGGTCGTGTCGAACGTGATCTCGAACTCGTCGTTGATGGTGATCGAGTCGATGTGGGCGTTGGGCTTAGGTTGCGGGTGCTCGTTGCCATCGACGATGTCGATTTCGGTGTAGAACGTATCCGCGTAGCGCTGACGATTGTTGGTGGGTTCGATGTCGAGCAGCACGTAGC containing:
- a CDS encoding sigma-70 family RNA polymerase sigma factor, which codes for MELSQNALRQTFRSRTSVTVQPEPTDADCIARVRQGDRAAFDTLVVRYQDRLSTTLTRLMGSADDALDIAQDAFVQAFTKLDSFQQNSAFYTWLYRIAFNLAMSHARKRRPVSIMHTDDRTCTIEPASTESSPDDLLQQSERAAQVHAAIQQLPEEHRVVVVLRELEGCDYQQIADILDIPVGTVRSRLFRARTQLKEKLATMVE
- a CDS encoding alpha-amylase family glycosyl hydrolase; its protein translation is MLLDERIGAHLTGQGCFFRVWAPHAERLRLLLQQGERWQPHEPAREIDMQRAANGYWSTTVPEVKPGTLYRFEVTYQGRTTQRLDPAARDVVSSALTRADGNSENASIVVENKPYPWEPFKTPGFENFLIYQLHIGSFAGRNDHFNKPIATFGDVEAKFDYIRSLGFNTVQPLPVQEFAFDRSWGYNPASYFAPESAYGSPSELKHFVNTAHSKGLAVIFDVVYNHAGPGDNVLWQYDGYEHEGGVYFEGGGMTPWGRGPAWWKWEVQDFFYQNARMYFEEYHADGLRFDATTMINGNYLRNVLWRLRQDFPEKYLIAEHLPAHPWIITAGNFNATWHASAHHETQRALVGDQTVDRLLGAMNPEPFEHSWNLVNYLLGSHDDIGDANNGDAENGHRDWDHRHRYLVDLLGGRHNKWARAKCRLAWALNVTMPGTPMCFMGSECMLASPHVAWGYWHDGVDQWGDHRFDWHTAGDALGLEMRRLVAAANTVRWENAALRCDDYNVVHVDRENCVIAFTREFYDNRVLVVVNAGDRNFTNKSYQVGTGSLAGEFKEILCTQEKRYGGWDNAGNGSAELTGEDGHLNINLPQWSVLVFNAK
- a CDS encoding PEP-CTERM sorting domain-containing protein, which codes for MILRNTLVVLSLVGFCGATHADTLSQNVTFPSETFYQSNSPAGGEFTKGFLATYDQFNPGLGTLNSISFTLDFDFDVTLLGGGGGSVTGIVYVNDIEDPAFTGGGNGAGGAPGSYPVDQLYEQTITLFGSNGSDMLFDEFIGTGSVDVEAFLSTDFTGVDYIAELISDLGDPYMQLEYDYTPAFVRNGDFNADGKVDLADYTIWRDNLDSDKVLPGDTSPGSVTMEDYDVWKYNFATGAGSLSTVAVPEPMSLVLLAIGLALPVARRTLCAA
- a CDS encoding DUF1570 domain-containing protein, which produces MKQLLLCLLLVVASPVAAKDFMFEATFAGNVIEGSPLFWNESQMLLLARDGVLHTVDPRKATDAHRSEVPFTSLGTSEMRAALQREFGPSMTVTSTGHYLVVHYPGESDAWGQRFEELYRSFQNYFRVRGFQLNRPKFPLVAVIYASQQDYYEASRVAGQDLGPGALGHYDPRTNRVLMFDRVAQSDNDWAITANTIVHEATHQTAFNVGLHSRTSVTPKWVIEGLATMFEARGVHHSRAADTRMDRVNYSRLGDYRSYVRPVQKRDIAQLVASDTPFQANTLKAYADAWALTFYLSETRPREYERYLQMLADRPALTLYPAAERVRDFREAFGDDLSIFESNLASWMDELR
- a CDS encoding ABC transporter permease translates to MISLPAFRSKLPFAAAAFVALAALLACGERVRGITLNTLYLAVAVALVAVPAGMLVALLLTKTNLPGRRILLAAFGVLLFVPLYLHAAAWQAALGVSGWLTPPGNGLDSWAWIDGWRGTIWIHSIAAMPWVVCLVAAATRRTNGEAEAAASLSAPPWRVLWSITLPSLRPTIAIATLWTIVGVAVEMTVTDFFQIRTFAEEVYTVAATGGFQTDKPLDDYAPQSPWLMNISLAAGTLLLATIAFTILLSVYRYLREFADRPSSRTWRWELRRGGRWGAGSLVLLVLLAILGLPILALIYKTGLGAQQTSDGWQRVWMLSELRAELSRAPGSHYREALQSLKLGLAVASAVTLLGIAIGWRFRTARRWPVVLLCLLSLALAVPGPVLGLIVIRLLNHSYDSHLYWLTQLYDQTLLAPWLVQSVRLLPVASMAMAAGFAGVPTALIETARVEGARWHQQLLRIAFPLTWRTVLATWLMTFALSIGELAATILVMPPGRPTLAIHLFNLLHYGVEDQVSAVALLLLGLLMLIATAVVAIVGWRRST
- a CDS encoding basic secretory protein-like protein: MRYVVGCLLSLVVISTSTLQAEVTTTVDALPLEKATAEFKFEQVPAPSATDAANIATIKATPRRRFFRSTPEFALHDGKLATTQDDPSNSFFFSTGGGFVLFDLGKNVDIKQINSYSWHPNLRAAQVYTVWGAAEGTENLNLDAENMEDPTESGWTMVAKVDTRPAMQGEGGQVGVSIADSEGASVGSYRYVLLDIEPTNNRQRYADTFYTEIDIVDGNEHPQPKPNAHIDSITINDEFEITFDTTGAPELRGWVDKVLKPVCQEWYPKIVEMLPSEGYEAPKKFTIFFRNNMDGVAYTMGTEVHCAGVWFSRNLDGEAAGAVVHEMVHVVQQYRSRRNPGWLVEGLCDYIRWFMYEDSAIQPRVNFSRANYDDSYRTTGAFLNYVVSKHGEEIIPKLNAAMRQDKFSNDLWEEYTGKSAPELWEDFSKAQK